From a single Lolium rigidum isolate FL_2022 chromosome 7, APGP_CSIRO_Lrig_0.1, whole genome shotgun sequence genomic region:
- the LOC124672508 gene encoding anthocyanidin 3-O-glucosyltransferase 2-like, producing MEYYDCDHSLRLLSSAYHETTRFPVVCFSNKIHSCHYLSFRKKQTAKERVAKRRLSMANPTIVLLPVWGVGHFMPMIEAGKRMVQCSSRALSLTVLLMPAPTAQAASDIAGHVRREEGGDIDIRFHHLPHVQLPTDHTGIEEFISRIVQLHVPRIGAAISGLTCPVAALVFDIFCTAALDVTRELAVPAYVYFTSSAAMLALLLRSPTLHGEVEVEFQEMEGAVDVTGLPPVPPSFLPRTMLDRKIPTYTWFVETGRRYMEADGIIVNTAAELEPGVLAAIADGRCTRGVHAPTVYPIGPAISISQPAEPRHECVRWLDSQPPASVLFLCFGSKGWLSTSQVQEIAHGLERSGHRFLWVLRGLPGDTSHGARDPRDANLADVLPEGFLEKTMEIGLVWPQRAPQKDILAHASVGGFVTHCGWNSILESLWFGVPMLPWPLDADQHFNAFALVHGMGVAVPLESDRKRDNYVEAAELERAARSLMGGDDERGKAKEKAMEMKLVCRNAVEQGGSSYASLQKLSEKLLGGTVLPKK from the coding sequence ATGGAGTACTACGATTGTGATCACTCACTGCGTCTTCTTTCAAGTGCATATCACGAAACCACACGTTTTCCGGTGGTGTGCTTCTCCAACAAGATCCACTCATGCCATTATTTGTCATTCAGAAAAAAGCAAACAGCAAAAGAAAGAGTAGCCAAGAGAAGACTGTCAATGGCAAATCCGACCATCGTCCTACTGCCCGTCTGGGGAGTCGGCCACTTCATGCCCATGATCGAGGCCGGGAAGCGGATGGTCCAATGCAGCAGCCGCGCACTCTCGCTGACGGTGCTTCTCATGCCGGCGCCGACTGCGCAGGCTGCGTCCGACATCGCCGGCCACGTACGCCGGGAGGAAGGCGGCGACATCGACATCCGTTTCCACCACCTCCCGCACGTTCAGCTCCCGACCGACCACACGGGCATCGAGGAGTTCATCTCCCGCATAGTGCAGCTCCATGTGCCCCGCATCGGGGCTGCCATATCCGGCTTGACGTGTCCGGTGGCCGCTCTCGTCTTCGACATCTTCTGCACGGCGGCGCTCGACGTGACCCGCGAGCTCGCCGTCCCAGCCTACGTGTACTTCACCTCGAGCGCTGCGATGTTGGCGCTGCTATTGCGCTCGCCGACGCTCCacggggaggtggaggtggagttcCAAGAGATGGAAGGCGCGGTGGACGTAACGGGGCTCCCGCCGGTGCCGCCGTCCTTCCTGCCGCGGACTATGCTGGACAGGAAGATCCCGACGTACACATGGTTCGTAGAAACGGGAAGGCGCTACATGGAAGCCGACGGCATCATCGTCAACACTGCAGCGGAGCTCGAGCCGGGCGTcctcgccgccatcgccgacggCCGGTGCACGCGCGGTGTCCACGCGCCCACCGTGTACCCTATCGGGCCAGCAATCTCTATAAGCCAGCCAGCTGAGCCGCGGCACGAGTGCGTGCGGTGGCTCGACTCGCAGCCTCCGGCCTCGGTTCTGTTCCTCTGCTTCGGGAGCAAAGGGTGGTTGTCAACATCGCAGGTGCAGGAGATAGCCCACGGCCTGGAGCGCAGCGGGCACCGCTTCCTGTGGGTGCTGCGCGGCCTGCCGGGGGACACCTCGCATGGCGCACGTGACCCCAGAGATGCGAACCTTGCCGATGTGCTCCCGGAGGGGTTCTTGGAGAAGACAATGGAGATAGGGCTGGTGTGGCCGCAGAGAGCGCCGCAGAAGGACATACTGGCGCACGCCTCGGTCGGGGGATTCGTCacgcactgcgggtggaactccaTCCTGGAGAGCCTGTGGTTCGGCGTGCCGATGCTGCCGTGGCCGCTCGACGCCGACCAGCATTTCAACGCGTTCGCGTTGGTTCATGGCATGGGCGTGGCCGTACCATTAGAGTCGGACAGGAAGCGGGACAATTACGTCGAGGCCGCGGAGCTGGAACGGGCGGCTAGGTCTCTGATGGGCGGTGATGACGAGAGGGGAAAGGCGAAGGAGAAGGCCATGGAGATGAAACTCGTGTGCCGGAATGCCGTGGAGCAGGGCGGGTCTTCCTACGCTTCGTTGCAGAAGCTCTCCGAGAAGCTCCTCGGAGGGACGGTGCTACCGAAGAAATGA